The nucleotide sequence GGCGCCTGCACCGCTCCATCGATACGACGAAAGGAACCACACGATGGCAGATAACGATACCAAGGCCACCGGCTCCGGCGTGTCACGCCGGCAGTTCGTGACCGGCGTGGGCGGCGCGGGCGCGGGTCTCGTGCTCGGCGGCCTGCTCGTCAAGGGCTTCATCCTCCCCGA is from Anaerosoma tenue and encodes:
- a CDS encoding twin-arginine translocation signal domain-containing protein — its product is MADNDTKATGSGVSRRQFVTGVGGAGAGLVLGGLLVKGFILP